The genomic stretch cctcccaccccactgtcctgctggtaatagcttatctaaagtgatcatcaggttgggccatttccagcgcaaatccaggttttctcaccctccacccccccacacaaattcactctcctgctggtgatagcccatccaaagtgacaactctttacacaatgtgcatgataatcaagttgggccatttcctgcacaaatccaggttctctcaccccctcacccccctcccaaaaaccacacacacaaactcactctcctgctggtaatagctcatccaaactgaccactctccaagtttaaatccaagttaaaccagaacatctggggggggggtaggaaaaaacaaggggaaataggctccaacccctcagacagagacaaacacctacaagatctctgtcgagctttcttacaactacaatacccacctgcggaagtaaagaaacagattgatagagccagaagagttcccagaagttacctactacaggacaggcctaacaaagaaaataacagaacgccactagccgtcaccttcagcccccaactaattcagcctccaacgcattattaaggatctacaacctatcctaaaggatgacccagcactctcacaaatcttgggagacaggccagtccttgcctacagacagccccgcaacctgaagcaaatactcaccaacaaccacataccacacaacagaaccactaacccaggaacttatccttgcaacaaagcccgttgccaattgtgcccacatatctattcaggggacaccatcacagggcctaataacatcagccacactatcagaggctcgttcacctgcacatccaccaatgtgatatatgccatcatgtgccagcaatgcccctctgccatttacattggtcaaactggacagtctctacgtaaaagaataaatggacacaaatcagatgtcaagaattataacattcataaaccagtcggagaacacttatctctctggtcacgcaatcacagacatgaaggtcgctatcttaaaacaaaaaaacttcaaattcagactccagcgagaaattgctgaattggaattcatttgcaaattggatactattaatttaggcttaaatagagactgggagtggctaagtcattatgcaaggtagcctatttccccttgttttttcctacccccccccccccagatgttctggtttaacttggatttaaacttggagagtggtcagtttggatgagctattaccagcgggagagtgagtttgtgtgtgtggtttttgggagggggctgagggggtgaaagaacctggatttgtgcaggaaatggcccaacttgattatcatgcacattgtgtaaagagttgtcactttggatgggctatcaccagcaggagagtgaatttgtgttggggggtggagggtgagaaaacctggatttgtgctggaaatggcccaacctgatgatcactttagataagctattaccagcaggacagtggggtgggaggaggtattgtttcatattctctgtgtatatataaagtctgctgcagtttccacggtatgcatccgatgaagtgagctgtagctcacgaaagctcatgctcaaataaattggttagtctctaaggcgccacaagtactccttttctttttgcgaatacagactaacacggctgttactctgaaacttgaaataaGCAGACTTCCTGGTGTTCAGCTGACAAGAGGCTCTGCAATGTGGCAGAAGCCAGCCAGCAGATGGTGCAAGGGTTGAAAGTGAAACAactgaaagagaaaggaaaacaggCTTCTaaagaggggggaggggggagcataAAAAAACTTACTGATGTGGACAGACGGACAGGGAAATCTTTGTTTGTTTGGGCTGGGTGAGGATTTCACACATGAGTCGCTTGTTCTTCCCATGCTGAAGGAAGTTCGAAAGGTAAATTTTCTGTCTGGCTTGTGCAGAAGTGAGATTATATCCAAGCAAAGCAGGGTGTCATCTTTTTCTTAAAATGCTTCTAACAGCCTTAAGGTCCTTCACAGAAGCAGAGCTTGATCATTTCCAGTTCCGGTTAGACTCCTCATTCCATTGAGAAGGTAGGGAATGTAGAATGAGAACTATGTTTCTGGCTTTGGTGCATTTCAGTGAAGATGCGGCTTTTCCAAGATGTAGTACGTTTGTGCTTTTCAAAATGTGCTGTTCTTTCTGTGTTTAACAGCATCAGTAACTTGCGTAAGAGAAGGTAAAAACTGGAGCCGGGTTTGAGCTACAAAGTTCAGCTGCAGATCCAAACCTCGTCAGAGTATGGgggtgttcagatccagggttttgatTCAGTCCAGGGTAGAGACAAGAGGCTTATCATGACATTCAGCTATGGGGGTGTTGGATCTGGGCTTTTGCTCTGGGACTGTCTCTATCCTCTGCATTAAATAAGGTAAAAGTTTTTAAGTCTCTAAGGCAGTAAGTCTGTTCAGTTTCTCGGCTTTCGCTATACAGATTGGATGTCACAGTTCTTCTGATTTCATGACAAATATTGCAGCAGGCATGTAAAACTGAAGAGGGCTGCTCCTTTCCTATTCAGAGAATATACAGCCCAACAGCAATCACTAATCTATCCTGGTGACAGTGACTGTAACAATTATTCTGAAATCGGCTTGGGGATGCCCTATTCTAATTCTTTCAAGAGTCTGAAGATTGTATTCCAAGCAGAATCTTAGGGTCATCCCAGACGGAGAGTGCAGagggaaggtggggagggagaatatTATGTTTCACAGATATATCTTGGTCCCTGTGCACAGCCCAAACAAATGGGATTGTTCAGAGGAGCTGTGCAGGGTGATGCCCGTATCACCTCCAACCCGTAGGCAGGGCCTTTGCTGTAGTGTCCTTGGTCTGTTAAACTACCCCTAGGTGGGTTTTGGCCAATATATCCTTctccactagggtgaccagatagccagaaaaatcggggagggggggagtatAATAGGAGCCCATGTtaaaaaaagtcccaaatatcgggactatcgctataaaattgggacatctggtcaccctattctccACCCTcatactccctccccccccccccccccggcctgcttTGGAGGCCTGTGCCCTAGCTGCTAGGCTTTATAATAGTGCATGCTCTGAATACTTTTCTAGAATACAAGTACAAAGATACAGCTTGGCTGCTGAGGAACTCATCAGAGGTGGGGTGGCTAGATGGAAAACAAAGTGATTTATTTAACgtttttattctttcatttgCTCTGTATTAAGATCCCTTTTCAGTATAAATGAATATAATTATTCTTATTGCTACTAGCATTAATTCTACTAACCATATGAAATCTAGGAAATGATCATGTTTATCCATCTTTCAATAACTCTGTAGAATTAAGGATTTGTTGTTTTGCCTTCGAAATATGATAAACTGTCTTTTGACCTTTCCCAGCACTGAGCCAGCTGCCTGAAATGCTTTGGGCCTGACTCTTCTCTCGCCCCCACTGGTTTAACACTCACataacccattgacttcagtggaattattcctgattgcCAGCAGCATGAGAGGAGAATGCATCTTCAGCTTTGTTATTCTGAGGAAATAAAACTCAGTGGTTGCTGAGCTGgcaaatttcattttcatttggaGTTCTTTCCAGTGATGAAAACACGCATCTCGTGACCTGTACAGTAAGTGGCTGTTTCTTGGATGCACCCCCTGGTTCTCTCCAGTGAGTTGTGTGTGAATCTTGCTGTATTATCTCAGCTGTAatttccccctccagccccaatcagatttttaaaggagcGACTGAGGTTCCCCATGGATTATAAGAATTCAGCACAGCCTCTTTTCTTTCTTATAGAAACAGGACAAAATCAGAACCTGATCTGAGGCCGTAGGAGTAgtggttcagataaaataaacCCTGAACCCAAAGCACTCATGATTTATTTTTTGGGCATACAACCTAAAGTAAAACCAGGTTTCTCTGTTCACTCTGACCATAGAGTCATACAAatgaagggttggaagggacctcaagaggccgtcaagtccagcccccctgTGCTGAGGAAGTTTGAACATCTCTCATGGGTGTTTGaacaacctgttcttaaaaatctccaaggaaggcgattccacaaCTTCTCTTGGAAGTGTATTCCAGAACTTACTATCCTTATTGTTAGAAAGTTCTTCCTAacagctaacctaaatctcccttgccccACCACTACTCCAGCCCAAAGGAGGCTGACCCAACCCCAGCTACTGCTTCATCCCTGGGGCCACTGCTCCAGGAGTCTGGGGCCAACCAGCTGCTCTGGTGGTCCAAGGGTCGCTGCtctgctggccctggggctgaCCACTGGACATCTGCTCCAGCCTTGCCACTGCTCTTGTGGCAGGGGCTGACAGCCGCTGCTCCAGCGCTATGGGGGCTGACCCAATGCTGGTtgctgcttcagccctggggctaCTCCTCCCTCAGCCCTGAGGCTGACAGTTGCTCTGGCCCTGCCCCGGAAGAAGTCCCAGAGGTctcagaaagtcacggaatccgtgactttcaTGACAGAATCGTATCCTTAGTAATCATACTTAGCGCTTATATACAGAGCTTCTCAACCaaagatctcacagcactttacaaaggtaggtaaggattattatccccattttacacacagAGGTACAGCGTTTAGCTGACTGGCCCAGACTCCCATGTTAAACCAGTAGCAGAATCTCAACTAAAagtcaggtctcctgactccccaaCCCATCCTCTAACCATTAGATCACACTGCCATCCCCAAAAGGAGGTATAAGCCAATTGATTTGGATAGTATGAGAACCAGCTGAACCTGGTGCAGTAAATCAGTTCTCCCTTTGAAACAGTCCCCTACAGGCTTGACTCTCTTTGCAGGCTGGGGCCTAGCAGGTATTgttggatcatagaatcatagatgattagggttggaagagacctcaggaggtcatctagtccaactccctacTCAATGCAGGatctaatccccaactaaatcatcccagccagggctttgtcaagccaggccttaaaaatctctaaggatggagattccacatcaTGCTTTTGCTCCCTTTCTAATGTTTCTGGGCTTCCCCATTTTGTTGTGCCCCGGGGTATGTGACAAACCACTGAGCCTCCAGAACCATTCAGATCTCCCATGTGTTATGGCACCATTTGGATGATTGTGTATACTGCACTTTGTGGTGCATTCCATGCAttcagagacagtccctgactggtgtaaatgggcatagctACACTAAAGTCCACAGAGATTTAGGCCAGCTGAGGAACTGTTTATTTCTAGTGTGACTCATCAGGATGACTGTAGCCTTCATCAGCTTGCTAGGTCCACACTATtatgtggggggttttttttgtttttttttcaattaccTTATTTTCTTTAAGGCAACTGACCTTCATTGGGTGCAATGACGGAAACGTACCAAGACATCCTGCTGATGATCTTGGAGGAGCTGGTAGAGGAACAGAGAAAGAAGTTTAAATTGAAACTCGGTGACGCTGAACTGAGGAAGGGCTATGCAAACATTCCCAAGGGACGTCTGGAGAAAGCTGACGTAACAGACATGGTTGATCTGCTGATTAGATACTACCAAGAGGAGTATGCTGTGGAGGTGGTGATAAACGTGCTGGATCACATCAATGATAAGGATCTGGCTGAAAGGTTGAGAAGAAAGTCAGCTGAAGGTGGGTGGTGATTAGGATGATATCTAGCCCCTGTCTGTAAGTATAGATAGAGATGAAAGGTAGGAGCTGGATTCTGTGGCAGCCCCATGACATTGCAGTCCTGGTGCAAGCTGGCCCTAAAGCCACAGGAGATTGTCCTGGTGTAGGGTGATCCTTCAGGGGCACAGAGCCTTGCCTTCTCcaatataaacacatagcaatgtctatgtttaaaaaacaaatcccccaaaacaagacactccactgcacatccAGCTTCCCCCTGGAgagaagatgagagagagaatgaaccacacatGGGAGATGTTAGCCATCtcaatgcactactggaagatgCTCTGATGCTGTAATGATGAGGGAGGTATTAGAACCTAGACAGAATGCAATAGTGGCTCCTAGGCTACCTCTGCTGGCTGCTAACGAACATTTTGGCTGGGGCTTCCTTGAACCCTAACAATCCCTAATTGAAGATGGCCTTAAGGGCCAGCATGACAAACTCCTTGCTGGATTGCACCGTGTATTTTTTAGACACAGCTGCGGCTCTGAGCCCATATGTCTGTATCATTATAGAGTTATCATAGATATGACATATATACTCTGTTGAGAGCATGTCCAGGAATCAAGACATGATAAAGTGTGTCTTTTCTTTCAGTATGGAAAACCAGACCTGTTTCTGTAAAGCCCCCTGACATCGGTAAGTCACTGCCCCAGCAGTTTGTGCACTATCCTATTTTTGTTTTAACACCAAGAACCAACAAAGTGATATGAAATGCAGTGGCACTTGTGTGAATGTGCTTGAATTCAGTGCAACTCCATTTACAGTAAAGTAAAATGGAAGGTCAGAATACATTAAAATGTGCAGCTCCCAAGTCTGCTTAAACTGAAACTTCCTCTTAGACTGAAGTGGTTCAGTGGAAACAAAATGGATTTTCTCTAAGAGAGTTCTACTGGACCCAAACGTGCCAGGTATTTGCACAGTACAGTTTGTCTAGGTGTAAATCTGAAATGGATTTTGGGAAGATCTCTGGTAAGGAAATTGGATCCACGTCTGAGCTTTGCAGATTAAGCCATCTTTACTGTAAAATGTCCTCTAAAAATGACTGTTTCTGTCATATTGATATATTTAGGGATATGTTCTTAAATAGACTAGAATACCGATAAActgttctcttctcttttccagaccacAGAGCAAACTATGTGGCCTCCGTGAAGGAAAAATTTAGAAGAGTGAAGGATTATAATTCCAGGCCAGGAGAATGGGTGTCTTTGGAAGACCGCTACACAAAGCTCTTTATAGTAAAAAAACACCGTCAAGCAGAAGATAAAGAACATGAGCTACTGTCTAGAGGAAAAAGACACATGGAGATCATGAGGAAGCCGAGCAACTTTGCGGACTCCCATGTTAATGTGGAAGATCTTTTTGACACATTATCAGATGGCACAATAACGAGAAAAGTGATCTTACAAGGAATAGCAGGGATTGGAAAGACTGCTACAGTTAGCAAAATTATGTACGATTGGTCATCTGGCAGGCTTTACCAGGGCAGATTTGATTATATTTTTCattggagctgcagggagctgaaCCAAAGAACAGAAAACCTGAGCTTAGCTCAATTAATTTTACAAAACTGGGGACATCCAAAGCCAGAGATAGGGGAAATTTTGTCTTGCCCAGATAAAGTCTTGTTTGTCATCGATGGCTTTGATGAACTCAGGTTTCCTGAGGATTATGATAAAAGTAAAAGCTTATCCTGTGATTTGAACACACCTCActcaacagcagcagctgtggtaGAAAGTCTCCTCAGCAGCAAGAGCCTTTCAGAAGCATGCCTTCTTGTCACAACAAGACCCTTAGCCGTAGGAATGCTGGAGACCCATATGCAAAGTGACCTCTGGGCAGAGATTGTGGGCTTCTTGGAGGAAGACAGAAAGGAGTTTTTCAATAAGTTTTTCaaagatgaagagaaagcagCCTCTGCCTACAGTTATATCCAAGAAAATGATGTAGTGTTCACCATGTGTTTCATCCCCCTCATCTGCTGGATTGTCTGTACAACCCTGAGCCTTCAATTGAGGCATAGTGAAGTGCTCGATCAGAAGGTGAGCACAACCACCGAAATATTTACCTATTTTGTGGACAGTTTATTGCAGTCCCATGGTCGTGCACAGACATCCACACAAGACCTTTTTCACAACCTTGGATCATTGGCCTATGCCGGTGTGAGGGACCAGAAAGTGCTGTTTGATGAGAGCATGCTGAAAAAGTGTAACTTGGAGGTGTCAAAAGGTCCATCAACTTTCCTCACGGAATTGCTGCAGGCAGATATTTTTGTGGAAACTATCTATAGCTTTGTCCATTTGACAGTTCAGGAGCTGTTTGCCGCCTTGTTCACCTTCTGGAACAAGGAGAAAGCTTCTGAGCTCCTGAAAGAAGCCTTTGTGGAGAATAAAAGCCATTTGATCTTAACTGTTCGCTTTCTGTTTGGATTGAACAATGACAAGTCActaaagcctttgaaaaggtacTATGAAACCTGCATGGGCATTTCAAAGGATGAGCTTCTGAAATGGACTAAGAAGGCGCTTCTTATTTGCCAGGAACAGGGCGAGCAGAACCATCTCCTCCTGGAGCTGTTGCATTGTTTGTTTGAGATTCAGGATGAGGAGTTTGTCataagtgctttggaggagatCAAGGAAGTGGTCTTCTTGGAAAACAATCTAGGGCAGGATGACCAACAGGTGATACTGTACAGTCTGCAGCATGCCAAGGAATTCAGTCAGCTGAAATTGGCCAGtctgaaagagagagacatgATCAAACTGGTTCCGTTGCTAGGGAAATGCAAACAGATCCAGTAAGTACCATCAATGTGACCAAACTTTAGCGGAGTTCACaatattctgatctcacttgtcTCAGTGTGAACAAGGAGTAACTTCacagaagccagtggagttacactgctataagtgaggtcagaatcaggcccaataacGTTGTGAAGGTGAAACACACAGCAAAATTTGGCCTGAAAAATCCTTGTTACTTGCCGTTATATATGAGCCAGCAAGTAACCTCACAGCATAAGCTGAGTTTTCAGGGTTTGCAGTTAAAGAGCGCCTCCCCGCATCTGAACTCCTTGGGTATGTCCACTTTGGAGTTGGAAACATCCAGACAATACACCAGCTCTGCTCGTGCTCCTGCGCTAATATTAGCAAAGTATCCAAGCCCGCTGCCTCTCTGGGCCCATTCTTGGGGGACTAGCTCATGCCGCCACCTATGTCCCAatgtccacattgctattttt from Lepidochelys kempii isolate rLepKem1 chromosome 3, rLepKem1.hap2, whole genome shotgun sequence encodes the following:
- the LOC140909417 gene encoding NACHT, LRR and PYD domains-containing protein 3-like isoform X1, whose product is MTETYQDILLMILEELVEEQRKKFKLKLGDAELRKGYANIPKGRLEKADVTDMVDLLIRYYQEEYAVEVVINVLDHINDKDLAERLRRKSAEVWKTRPVSVKPPDIDHRANYVASVKEKFRRVKDYNSRPGEWVSLEDRYTKLFIVKKHRQAEDKEHELLSRGKRHMEIMRKPSNFADSHVNVEDLFDTLSDGTITRKVILQGIAGIGKTATVSKIMYDWSSGRLYQGRFDYIFHWSCRELNQRTENLSLAQLILQNWGHPKPEIGEILSCPDKVLFVIDGFDELRFPEDYDKSKSLSCDLNTPHSTAAAVVESLLSSKSLSEACLLVTTRPLAVGMLETHMQSDLWAEIVGFLEEDRKEFFNKFFKDEEKAASAYSYIQENDVVFTMCFIPLICWIVCTTLSLQLRHSEVLDQKVSTTTEIFTYFVDSLLQSHGRAQTSTQDLFHNLGSLAYAGVRDQKVLFDESMLKKCNLEVSKGPSTFLTELLQADIFVETIYSFVHLTVQELFAALFTFWNKEKASELLKEAFVENKSHLILTVRFLFGLNNDKSLKPLKRYYETCMGISKDELLKWTKKALLICQEQGEQNHLLLELLHCLFEIQDEEFVISALEEIKEVVFLENNLGQDDQQVILYSLQHAKEFSQLKLASLKERDMIKLVPLLGKCKQIHLNASGISLSTVYKVCAYLSQKLRMTRLHVEHEEENEMYFTVEASCERDPCTITLDNLPEDTAIAICDHVIPAHPGIVALDVNRIQGSEEFVKSLKNSLLDSDCRLESVGFNIENPRLQAFQDICQHLATHRSPRKFLLFRRYEEDEIHFGYEAKDEEKSGKRLQKKKKNEKRKGKNEAQKKCFPWPCLIRKTGEKKQKKKDCIAVLTCLPEEYFLELTMWVTSTFTPLALCLDENSINDELMKTICENLNSTDYQLQSLSLRSCSITQESMANICSLFLCNTAVSLDLQSNSVGDEGVKLLAVCLKSKGCCLEKLSLSSAALTEDCVPAITSLFSRKNTLIWLDLSFNHLGDGGVKALCSALKDKESHLEKLILEHNGITNNCEQELIQLIENTLSLKYLCLDDNEFTSTSKAHICGVWNKYHDEEEVEED
- the LOC140909417 gene encoding NACHT, LRR and PYD domains-containing protein 3-like isoform X2, with the protein product MTETYQDILLMILEELVEEQRKKFKLKLGDAELRKGYANIPKGRLEKADVTDMVDLLIRYYQEEYAVEVVINVLDHINDKDLAERLRRKSAEVWKTRPVSVKPPDIDHRANYVASVKEKFRRVKDYNSRPGEWVSLEDRYTKLFIVKKHRQAEDKEHELLSRGKRHMEIMRKPSNFADSHVNVEDLFDTLSDGTITRKVILQGIAGIGKTATVSKIMYDWSSGRLYQGRFDYIFHWSCRELNQRTENLSLAQLILQNWGHPKPEIGEILSCPDKVLFVIDGFDELRFPEDYDKSKSLSCDLNTPHSTAAAVVESLLSSKSLSEACLLVTTRPLAVGMLETHMQSDLWAEIVGFLEEDRKEFFNKFFKDEEKAASAYSYIQENDVVFTMCFIPLICWIVCTTLSLQLRHSEVLDQKVSTTTEIFTYFVDSLLQSHGRAQTSTQDLFHNLGSLAYAGVRDQKVLFDESMLKKCNLEVSKGPSTFLTELLQADIFVETIYSFVHLTVQELFAALFTFWNKEKASELLKEAFVENKSHLILTVRFLFGLNNDKSLKPLKRYYETCMGISKDELLKWTKKALLICQEQGEQNHLLLELLHCLFEIQDEEFVISALEEIKEVVFLENNLGQDDQQVILYSLQHAKEFSQLKLASLKERDMIKLVPLLGKCKQIHLNASGISLSTVYKVCAYLSQKLRMTRLHVEHEEENEMYFTVEASCERDPCTFNIENPRLQAFQDICQHLATHRSPRKFLLFRRYEEDEIHFGYEAKDEEKSGKRLQKKKKNEKRKGKNEAQKKCFPWPCLIRKTGEKKQKKKDCIAVLTCLPEEYFLELTMWVTSTFTPLALCLDENSINDELMKTICENLNSTDYQLQSLSLRSCSITQESMANICSLFLCNTAVSLDLQSNSVGDEGVKLLAVCLKSKGCCLEKLSLSSAALTEDCVPAITSLFSRKNTLIWLDLSFNHLGDGGVKALCSALKDKESHLEKLILEHNGITNNCEQELIQLIENTLSLKYLCLDDNEFTSTSKAHICGVWNKYHDEEEVEED